In a genomic window of Tissierella sp. Yu-01:
- a CDS encoding type II CAAX endopeptidase family protein, with product MKSKNMIIKIGVVLLFSILIWRFILYLNGILSGDEYSSTIHFFTALTTTILSLILINSALRIDKISWQQIGMGDFHKNIISFLVGTFLWVVPSFIGLVICVLVGWAEMTVTTNLNQLLLRILILYITVFLIEAFPEELIIRGYIYSHVNSIYSHWVTLIIQTMIFSLFAYFVGAMYSLEQLLFIPGYGFMLGYIRAKSENVWTSIGFHAAIMTASQILNPIHGQFDVNGIFAIRFFAFNLLPYVLGAFVLEYIYPEHKWNEIVSIIK from the coding sequence TAGGGGTAGTATTACTATTCTCAATATTAATTTGGAGATTTATCCTATACTTAAATGGTATATTATCAGGGGATGAATATAGTTCTACAATTCATTTCTTTACTGCTTTAACTACTACAATTCTAAGTCTTATTCTTATTAATAGTGCACTCAGAATTGACAAGATTTCTTGGCAACAGATAGGGATGGGTGACTTTCATAAGAATATTATTTCCTTTTTAGTTGGAACCTTTCTTTGGGTTGTTCCTTCATTTATTGGTCTTGTTATTTGTGTATTAGTTGGCTGGGCTGAAATGACAGTAACAACAAACTTAAATCAACTTTTATTGAGAATTTTAATTTTATATATAACGGTATTTTTAATAGAAGCATTTCCAGAAGAACTTATAATAAGGGGATATATTTATAGTCATGTAAACTCAATATATTCACATTGGGTAACACTCATTATACAAACTATGATTTTTTCATTATTTGCATACTTTGTAGGAGCAATGTATTCTTTGGAACAACTTCTCTTTATTCCTGGTTATGGTTTTATGTTGGGTTATATTAGAGCAAAGTCGGAAAATGTATGGACTTCAATAGGTTTTCATGCAGCGATCATGACTGCATCGCAAATATTAAACCCAATTCATGGTCAATTTGATGTTAATGGAATCTTTGCCATTAGGTTCTTTGCTTTCAATTTACTACCCTATGTACTAGGGGCTTTTGTGTTAGAATACATTTATCCTGAACACAAATGGAATGAAATAGTTTCAATTATAAAATAA